The Nitrosomonas sp. genomic sequence GCGAAAGATGCGGCGCTCAAACGCGTCTCCGGGTACTCGAAGGGCATGCGGCAGAAAGTAGGCATTGCGATTGCGATGGCGAAAAACGCGCAAGCACTGTTACTCGACGAGCCGACCTCCGGTCTCGATCCGCAAGCAGCGAACGAATTCTCCAAACTACTGGATCGGCTCAAGACTCAGGGCGTAGCGATTCTGATGGCCACGCATGACCTCTTCCTTGCCAAGCAGGTCGGCACACGCGTGGGTATCATGCAGCGCGGAACACTGGTGTCAACGCTGACAACCGAAGATCTCGGCCATGCTGATCTCGAACGGCTTTATCTCGACATTGCCGAAAGAAAGGAGACCGCATGAACACTACCGCCAATGTTATCAGCAATGAATTGTTTGCCAAATGGAAACCGGCCGCTGGTGCTATCGGCACCATTGCACGCAAAGAGTTGCTTGAGCTGCTACGCGACGCCCGCTTTTGGTGGACCAGCGGCATCATTCTGGTGCTCATGTTGATTGCGCTTATTCTGGGCTGGCAACAGATGCAGCGTGTTGATACCGAGCGCGCCACAGCACGCGCTGTGACTTATCAGCAATGGCTAGATCAGGGCGATAAAAATCCGCACAGAGCAGCGCATTTCGGGCAATACGCTTTTAAGCCAGTGAGTCCGCTAGCTTTCATTGATCCGGGTATTGATCAATTTGTTGGCTCTACGGTGTGGGTGGAAGCGCACAAACAAAATGAATTCAATTTTCGCCCGGCGCGTGATGCGACCTCGTTGCAACGCTTTGGCGAGTTAACCGTGGCGTTTGGATTACAAAACCTCGTACCGCTAGTCATTGTGCTGCTTGCATTCTCCGCGTTCACGGGTGAGCGCGAACGCGGCACCTTGCGGCAATTGTTGAGCATTGGTGTGAAGCCTTCGCAATTACTCGCCGGTAAAGGGCTGGCGATTATGGCGGTCATCGGTGCATTACTGTTGCCAGTGGCGCTGCTGGGCTTTATCGCCTTGGGTTTCGCTGGCGATCAACACGCAAGTCTGGCGAATTTAGTCGTGCGCGGTGCCTGGATGGTCTTGGGCTACGCACTTTATTTAACCGGATTTATTGCTTTGGCGCTGGGCGCATCGGCGGCTTTGTCATCATCGCGCCAAGCACTCATTGTGTTGCTTACTTTTTGGGTCGTGAATGGTTTTGTAGCTCCCAGGGCGATGACTGATTTAGCCCGCATGGTCAGCCCAACGTCCACTAAGGAACCTCTGAAAAACAAACATTCTGAACGGCAGTCACTCAAAAACTAGCCACTATTTTCAAATAGTGACGCTGATTTTTATGAAAACAGCTATTTCTCTCTGGAAACAAGTCCATTTACTGGCTTGTTTTCAAATTTCAGACGCAACAAGGCGTCGACGTTCATAGGCGTCACCACGGATGACGTTGGCAATGGCTGTCAGGAAGGTCAAACGGGCCGCATTTTTGGCCAGGCCGCGATAGCGATTTTTAGCATACCCAAAGCGGATTTTGATATCCCGAAACACGTGTTCGACTTTGGCGCGGCGTTTCGCCAGCTCACGGGCGGCACCGCGCAGTAGTTGAGCCGCCCCGGAATCGTCTTTCGTGAGCCTGGCCAGTTTGCCCGGACGCATCGCGATCACGCAGGCTGGAGGGCTTTCCGCCGGCATCTCCGGGCGTTTATCCAGCCCCTGATATCCGGCATCGCCATGAACAAACTGTTCCTCGCCATGCAGCAGGGCGGCGGCTTCGGCAACGTCGCTGACATGCCCCGAGGTTACTTTGAGCGTATGCACCAACCCGGTTTCATGATCGACGCCGATATGAAACTTGCTGCCGAAAAACCATTGATTGCCCTTTTTGCTGGAATGCATTTCTGGATCACGCGACCGGCTCTTATTTTTGGTTGAAGTCGGCGCGGCAATCAGGCTGGCATCGACGATGGTGCCGGCTTTCAAGAACAACCCACGCTCACCCAGCGTTTGGTTGATGACCTGGAAGATCTGATCCATTAACCCGTGTTTTTCCAGTAAATGCCGAAATTGCAAAATGGTGCTTTCATCCGGCACGGCTTCCAGACGAATGCCGCAAAAACGGCGCAGTGATTCAATCTCATACAGCGCATCTTCCATGCCCGGATCGGAATAGTTGTAGATAATTTGCGCAACATGCGCGCGCAGCATCAATTCCAAGGCAAATGGTTTGCGGCCACGCCCATTGCCTGGCGCATAGTGTGGTTCAATAACATCAATCATAGCCTGCCAAGGCAATAATCCATCAAGTTGATCGAGAAACTTCTCGCGGCGCGTGACTTTGCCCTTATTGGCGTATTCGGCATCAGCAAAACTCATCTGTTGGTAAGGTTTCATGAATAGCTTCTCGAAAAAGTTTGATGCAGAATTATATTACTTGCGGGGAATTAATCAGAGGTTCCCTAAGGTGGAATTCCAGAATAGTATCAACGAAGCGCGCAAAGCGACTTTTGGACATGATGAAAATCATCCCGCTTTCGCTGCTTTCCGTGATGAAGTATTTAAAAAGTACAACGTTACCCGCATTGAGGATTTACCGGTCAGTTTCCGTGGCCTGTCTTTGCGCAAAGACGATGAGAACGGCTACCGCATTTATGATGAACACTACGGTGTGCTCTGGAATACCTATGCACGTCAGGAGCATATCCGCGCTATCGCAGGGTTTGCGTTCCCGCTAGCGGTACTCAGACCTTTTTCAATGGGCATGGCGGGTACCGATACTTTTCATCAAAACCAGTTTGCAACGGCTGCTGAGCTGTACCGGCGGCAGATTCAAACCACGATGAGCGAAGATTTGATTCAGCACCACAAAAATGGCGATGATTTGTATGTTTCCAATCGTGATTTGTGGGAGAAGATTCCAGCGTTAGAACACAAAATACCGGAGGTGAACATCGCTATTGCTCAGCAGGGTTTGAATCTGAGAATTTTGTGGGTGTGGATGTTGGCGGCAATCGCTTTTGCTGTAATGGCTACGTGGCGCTTACGGCCATTATAAGGAACGGGTAGAAATGCGAGGCAATGACTTAACAATCTTTCGGGTTTTATTAAATCTTCGTTCATAAGGAACTGCAACTATGCACACACAACTGTATTTAAAAGAGATAGTTAACTTTGAGTACCGATTATTCCGTGCCGACCGCTTAGGCCTGATTATCGCGCTTATTTTGTTTGCGGCAGCCAGTTACGCGATTATCAACGGTCAGTCATGGGTGAACAAACAGCAGCAAGCGGTACAGGCTGCGCACACCGAAGAGCAGGCACGCCTGCAGAAACTGAAAGATAATTTAGGCAAGATTAATGCAGGCAGCCTTAAGCCGGCCAGGGCTTTCGAAAACCCTGCAAACGCTTATTGGGTGGGTAATCGCCATGCGGCAACTTATGCAATTTTGCCACCAACTGCACTTGCCGCCACCGCAGTCGGTCAAAGCGATCTCAATCCGCCCTACATCATGGTATCCGCTGATAATAAGGAGTCATTTGCCTTAAACGAGGAAATCGAAAACCCCAGCAATTTACTGATTGGACATTTCGATCTCGCGTTTGTCATGGTCTTTTTATTACCACTCCTGCTTATTGCACTTTCGTACAACTTACTCTCTGCCGAGCGCGAACAGGGTACCTTGGCCATCATGCTCACAAACCCGGTGCCGTTGTGGGTTTTGATCGCCGGTAAACTTAGCTTTCGCGCGGGTCTTGTTTTCTTACTCATGGTGAGTATCACGGTGGCGGGCTTGATTGTCACCGGTACAGATTTGTCTACGATGGATAGTTTAATACAACTGGGTTGGTGGATAGCTCTGCTGTTTGCTTACATTCTGTTCTGGTTTGCATTGGCAATTGCGGTCAATGTGTTGGCTAAGTCATCTGCACAGAACGCGCTGATTTTGACGGGGTTGTGGATTGTGATTTTGTTGGTATTACCGACCTTGATTAACATAGTTGCCAACGTGGCGTATCCAGTCTCATCCCGCGTGGCAATGGTGGGTTTAATTCGCGCTGCACAAGTGGATGTCACTAAGGAATCTGACGCAATTGTTGCGCGTTTTGAACAAGAACATCCTGAAATGACGGTCAAGCCTGTCTCAAACGATGA encodes the following:
- a CDS encoding DUF3526 domain-containing protein; translated protein: MHTQLYLKEIVNFEYRLFRADRLGLIIALILFAAASYAIINGQSWVNKQQQAVQAAHTEEQARLQKLKDNLGKINAGSLKPARAFENPANAYWVGNRHAATYAILPPTALAATAVGQSDLNPPYIMVSADNKESFALNEEIENPSNLLIGHFDLAFVMVFLLPLLLIALSYNLLSAEREQGTLAIMLTNPVPLWVLIAGKLSFRAGLVFLLMVSITVAGLIVTGTDLSTMDSLIQLGWWIALLFAYILFWFALAIAVNVLAKSSAQNALILTGLWIVILLVLPTLINIVANVAYPVSSRVAMVGLIRAAQVDVTKESDAIVARFEQEHPEMTVKPVSNDDDTAATRRRVLVQQAVADRIAQIMAGYDYQLARQQRIVDSLRFLSPAIVMQEALNAVAGTDNSRYQHLSRQVDMFHRNWQSFFLPKALENTPLTLTDYEHFPHFSYVEQAISETTLRLLGGLLGLVIPIGLLYLFSVRRILNYPVTA
- a CDS encoding DUF3526 domain-containing protein; translated protein: MEFQNSINEARKATFGHDENHPAFAAFRDEVFKKYNVTRIEDLPVSFRGLSLRKDDENGYRIYDEHYGVLWNTYARQEHIRAIAGFAFPLAVLRPFSMGMAGTDTFHQNQFATAAELYRRQIQTTMSEDLIQHHKNGDDLYVSNRDLWEKIPALEHKIPEVNIAIAQQGLNLRILWVWMLAAIAFAVMATWRLRPL
- a CDS encoding IS5 family transposase, which translates into the protein MSFADAEYANKGKVTRREKFLDQLDGLLPWQAMIDVIEPHYAPGNGRGRKPFALELMLRAHVAQIIYNYSDPGMEDALYEIESLRRFCGIRLEAVPDESTILQFRHLLEKHGLMDQIFQVINQTLGERGLFLKAGTIVDASLIAAPTSTKNKSRSRDPEMHSSKKGNQWFFGSKFHIGVDHETGLVHTLKVTSGHVSDVAEAAALLHGEEQFVHGDAGYQGLDKRPEMPAESPPACVIAMRPGKLARLTKDDSGAAQLLRGAARELAKRRAKVEHVFRDIKIRFGYAKNRYRGLAKNAARLTFLTAIANVIRGDAYERRRLVASEI
- a CDS encoding ABC transporter permease subunit encodes the protein MNTTANVISNELFAKWKPAAGAIGTIARKELLELLRDARFWWTSGIILVLMLIALILGWQQMQRVDTERATARAVTYQQWLDQGDKNPHRAAHFGQYAFKPVSPLAFIDPGIDQFVGSTVWVEAHKQNEFNFRPARDATSLQRFGELTVAFGLQNLVPLVIVLLAFSAFTGERERGTLRQLLSIGVKPSQLLAGKGLAIMAVIGALLLPVALLGFIALGFAGDQHASLANLVVRGAWMVLGYALYLTGFIALALGASAALSSSRQALIVLLTFWVVNGFVAPRAMTDLARMVSPTSTKEPLKNKHSERQSLKN